The following are encoded together in the Syngnathus scovelli strain Florida chromosome 12, RoL_Ssco_1.2, whole genome shotgun sequence genome:
- the psda gene encoding PH and SEC7 domain-containing protein 1 isoform X1, which translates to MSQLGKVLHLYIEVRSAAEEEGRVPGMGDDARGHLILQCPDVLPPSQRSSALSSLDPSPDHSPRTRCRVTGIRHGSPPSSSSSRHSVSPQQPDAVDSSAHFHQEDMFEDLLQVLTRTSTSQGHWCSIAPDVNPYVSRKLSDHPPLFGRTTTPSTTPSTAPSTVPSTPTFHRQARGSGAQEMKTSMVTFGYIEKANVHMSGARRDSGRDENFLSSHLRKRLSDPLGARSQLRQTQPCPVHHRPSSKPDSSFPHRDVVARDTTHRALEEFGSPELRRRFVGGGIDSSNTTLPRPQRLPTCRSWAGSPILPHGTLTLPSNAQLRDLDWSVSHNGLPGIPVSDRLCARAGFSSHAAARMFGGHSRPPLRLQQSSWSGDNSGRTGRTVDGPGGRAGPVSSTAHGARSSSPFSHADVFGGRRSPSPTPSQTESLRSLSPSFGESLLSNPQLHSSFCQDLTLERLQESNPQRTSDKSKLHLHPESISAGLGSAAILHPPQERHSNTSQPVGLPYLLHHHLERRHGDGSCSPEASTRLPSWQAAAGFWQGAAASWQAASSSTSSQQGLGRTRPNQYKPQVCQDKSRCSKLKEESFRKCSEDKDCCTEVGSLSGTQQENLQDLREVAQSSGELTGILGEGNVSPESGCRSTCDTGSGIQSGASWAESPSSRSQKITQAKWNFLFGAESWEGCSKVGTPYPAPAKPAGRSPIQGQRSPPCQLEAESLASDHQGLSSETAAVRRGVKYSKTDLDHVSLRCYKETDLDEVMQVESAEEDRPRRLYWSEGGGTATEEDDDEGTVVRRKAAPCRDGTFSMLLKGTSEPNGPAVAAARRPYDGHLDSFSRHFESIMEGHRAKGTSYSSLDSVDLLTSGSASVFALPTLTPEIQSRICESAKNIIQLSLAPAPGVTSSRGGSEDAPTWTEEAQEPGRRSILKDSFRQASSPPARHCAAGEPEATERSACCPRSHDRDSLGDSAEADPQAAKCLARRLHQLRGFRKSDVSSHLSKNNEFSRMVAEEYLSNFDFQGLTIEQALRTFLGKLTLTGESQERERVLAHFSRRYVTCNARSHASQDGVHMLTCALILLNVDLHGNVSGTDSLCLRCIVTTPACLRTYVQNVGKRMSCAQFISNLQGLNNGKDFPRDMLKSLYASVKSDKLQWTIDDDELQTSMWDSADGRTDSASRTLKRAGRGVARRPDSRLYKCGFLVRKVHADADGKRTARGKRGWKSFYATLKGGVLYLQKEEYGGERRLTEDDAKNGVSVHHALAMRAADYAKRPNVFYLRTADWRVFLMQAPSCEDMRSWITRINVVAAMFSAPPFPPAVGSQKHFARPLLPGSTTTLSQEEQAASHEARFWAASSELDELAGTAPDHKVKGRELDERKARQEYLEFEKTRYGTYAMLLRAKMSAGDEDFATFEARLFQDGSPQRAHSGPSPPQEAGGKEKTRVSSTRLLCGGEESETKNTSPPHACKLAPRQEGAP; encoded by the exons ATGTCCCAGTTGGGAAAAGTGCTGCACCTGTACATCGAGGTACGCTCTGCGGCTGAGGAAGAAGGAAGAGTTCCTGGGATGGGAGATGATGCAAGGGGTCACCTGATCCTTCAGTGTCCAGATGTTCTCCCTCCTTCTCAAAGGAGCTCGGCCCTTTCCAGCCTCGACCCAAGCCCAGATCATTCCCCACGCACCCGGTGCAGGGTGACGGGCATACGGCACGGCTCGCCTCCCTCAAGCTCGTCCTCCAGACACTCGGTCAGCCCCCAACAGCCGGATGCTGTGGATTCCTCTGCTCACTTCCACCAGGAGGACATGTTTGAGGACTTACTTCAGGTCCTGACACGTACAAGTACCAGTCAAGGACATTGGTGCTCAATAGCACCGGACGTCAACCCCTATGTAAGTCGGAAGCTCAGTGACCATCCGCCACTCTTTGGCCGCACGACCACGCCTTCAACCACGCCTTCGACCGCGCCTTCGACCGTGCCTTCGACGCCAACTTTCCACCGCCAAGCCCGAGGATCAGGCGCTCAGGAGATGAAGACGTCTATGGTGACCTTCGGCTATATTGAGAAAGCCAACGTTCATATGTCAGGCGCCCGAAGGGACTCCGGGCGGGATGAGAACTTTCTGTCTAGCCACCTCAGGAAGCGACTGAGTGACCCATTGGGAGCTCGCAGTCAGCTCAGACAGACTCAACCCTGCCCCGTTCACCATCGCCCTTCGAGCAAACCCGACTCTTCTTTCCCACACAGAGATGTGGTCGCTCGAGACACCACCCACCGAGCCTTGGAGGAGTTTGGCTCCCCGGAATTGAGGCGGCGCTTTGTAGGCGGCGGCATTGATAGCTCCAACACAACGTTGCCGCGACCCCAGAGGTTGCCGACCTGCCGCTCATGGGCGGGGTCCCCCATCCTTCCCCACGGGACGCTCACTTTGCCGTCCAACGCTCAGCTCAGAGACCTTGACTGGAGCGTTAGTCACAATGGGTTGCCGGGAATCCCAGTGTCCGATCGTCTCTGCGCCCGCGCTGGGTTCTCATCCCACGCAGCAGCTCGAATGTTTGGGGGTCATTCTCGCCCCCCTCTGCGGCTCCAGCAGTCATCTTGGTCAGGGGACAATTCCGGCAGAACTGGGCGGACCGTGGATGGTCCAGGCGGCAGAGCGGGTCCCGTGAGCAGCACTGCTCACGGTGCCAGAAGCTCCTCCCCGTTTTCCCATGCTGACGTTTTTGGGGGACGACGCTCTCCCTCTCCAACGCCTTCCCAAACCGAGTCCTTGAGGTCACTCAGTCCGAGTTTCGGAGAGTCGTTGCTTTCAAATCCCCAGCTGCATTCCAGTTTTTGTCAGGACCTCACCTTGGAGCGATTGCAGGAGAGCAACCCACAACGGACGTCGGACAAATCCAAACTTCATCTCCATCCAGAAAGCATCTCTGCTGGATTGGGCTCAGCTGCAATTTTGCACCCGCCCCAGGAGCGTCATTCAAACACCAGTCAACCAGTTGGCCTTCCCTACCTGCTCCATCACCACCTAGAACGGAGGCACGGCGATGGCTCATGCAGCCCAGAAGCCTCCACAAGACTCCCCTCCTGGCAAGCGGCTGCAGGCTTCTGGCAAGGCGCTGCAGCCTCCTGGCAAGCGGCCTCCTCCTCAACCTCCTCACAGCAGGGGCTCGGGAGGACCAGACCGAACCAATATAAACCGCAAGTCTGTCAGGACAAGTCCAGATGCTCCAAACTCAAAGAAGAGAGTTTCAGGAAGTGCTCAGAAGACAAGGATTGCTGCACAGAGGTTGGCTCTTTGTCCGGGACTCAACAAGAAAATCTGCAGGATCTCAGAGAGGTTGCTCAGAGCTCCGGAGAGTTGACGGGAATCTTGGGAGAAGGAAACGTGTCTCCAGAAAGCGGGTGCCGTTCCACCTGCGATACGGGCTCCGGGATCCAG TCAGGTGCAAGTTGGGCCGAGAGTCCGTCTTCAAGGTCACAGAAAATCACCCAAGCCAAGTGGAACTTCCTGTTTGGAGCAGAGAGCTGGGAAGGCTGCAGCAAAGTGG GCACTCCTTATCCCGCCCCTGCCAAGCCAGCCGGTCGCAGCCCCATCCAGGGTCAAAGGTCTCCACCGTGTCAGTTGGAGGCGGAATCGCTTGCCTCCGACCACCAAGGCTTGTCCTCCGAGACAGCTGCGGTACGGCGCGGCGTCAAATACTCGAAGACGGATCTGGACCACGTATCACTGCGCTGCTACAAAGAAACTGACCTGGATGAG GTGATGCAGGTGGAGTCGGCCGAGGAGGATCGGCCGAGGCGATTGTACTGGAGCGAGGGTGGGGGGACGGCAACcgaggaggacgacgatgagggcaCGGTGGTGAGGCGGAAGGCCGCCCCTTGCCGCGACGGCACCTTCAGTATGTTGCTGAAAGG GACGTCCGAGCCCAACGGCCCGGCGGTAGCGGCAGCCCGCCGGCCGTACGACGGCCACCTGGACTCTTTCAGCCGCCATTTTGAAAGCATCATGGAGGGCCATCGAGCCAAAGGAACCTCCTACAGCAGCCTGGACAGCGTCGACCTTCTCACCTCTGGATCCGCGTCTGTCTTTGCCCTGCCCACACTCACCCCAGAAATCCAG AGTCGGATCTGCGAGAGTGCCAAGAACATCATCCAGCTGAGCCTCGCCCCGGCACCGGGCGTCACCTCCTCGCGAGGAGGCTCCGAAGACGCTCCGACCTGGACTGAAGAGGCGCAAGAGCCAGGGCGGCGCTCCATTCTCAAAGACAGCTTCCGCCAAGCCAGCTCGCCACCGGCGCGTCACTGCGCTGCTGG GGAGCCTGAAGCGACGGAGCGCTCGGCGTGTTGCCCCCGCAGCCACGACAGGGACTCACTGGGTGACAGTGCCGAGGCCGACCCGCAGGCTGCCAAATGCCTGGCCCGGCGCCTCCATCAGCTGCGAGGCTTCCGCAAGTCTGACGTGTCCTCGCACCTCAGCAAGAA TAACGAGTTCAGTCGGATGGTAGCAGAAGAATATCTCAGCAACTTTGACTTCCAGGGCCTCACCATCGAGCAAGCCCTCAG AACCTTCCTGGGCAAGTTGACCCTGACTGGAGAAAGTCAGGAGCGAGAGCGTGTCCTGGCTCACTTTTCCAGAAGATACGTCACCTGTAACGCACGCAGCCACGCCTCCCAAG ACGGCGTCCACATGCTGACTTGCGCCCTGATCCTGTTGAATGTGGATCTCCACGGAAACGTGAGTGGGACTGACAGCTTGTGCTTGCGTTGCATCGTTACGACCCCTGCGTGCCTGCGTACCTACGTGCAGAATGTTGGCAAGAGGATGTCCTGCGCTCAGTTCATCTCCAACCTGCAAGGTCTAAACAATGGAAAAGACTTTCCCAGAGATATGCTGAAG TCGTTGTACGCGTCTGTCAAGAGCGACAAACTCCAGTGGACCAT CGACGACGATGAGCTGCAAACGTCCATGTGGGACTCGGCCGACGGTCGGACGGACTCTGCCTCCCGCACCCTGAAGCGAGCAGGGAGGGGCGTGGCCCGGCGGCCCGACAGCCGGCTCTACAAGTGCGGCTTCCTGGTGCGCAAAGTCCACGCAGACGCGGACGGCAAGAGAA CGGCGCGGGGCAAGCGAGGCTGGAAGTCCTTTTACGCCACGCTGAAGGGTGGCGTGCTGTACCTCCAGAAG GAGGAGTATGGCGGCGAGCgccggctgacggaggacgatgcCAAGAACGGTGTTTCGGTGCATCACGCGCTGGCCATGAGAGCCGCCGACTACGCCAAGCGGCCCAATGTCTTCTACCTGCGCACCGCTGACTGGAGGGTTTTCCTCATGCAAGCGCC GTCGTGCGAGGACATGCGCTCGTGGATCACCCGCATCAATGTGGTGGCAGCCATGTTTTCGGCTCCACCCTTCCCGCCTGCCGTCGGCTCGCAAAAGCACTTTGCTCGCCCCCTGCTGCCCGGATCCACCACCACACTGTCACAG GAAGAGCAGGCGGCGTCTCACGAAGCTCGCTTCTGGGCGGCGTCCTCCGAGCTGGACGAGCTGGCTGGCACCGCGCCGGACCACAAGGTTAAAGGTCGTGAGCTGGACGAGCGGAAAGCGCGACAAGAGTATTTGGAATTTGAG AAAACGCGTTACGGCACATACGCAATGCTGCTCCGCGCCAAGATGTCCGCCGGCGACGAGGACTTTGCGACCTTCGAGGCGCGACTCTTTCAGGACGGCAGCCCGCAGAGGGCGCACTCGGGCCCCTCGCCGCCTCAGGAAGCGGGCGGCAAGGAGAAGACTCGCGTCAGCTCCACGCGTTTGCTCTGCGGCGGAGAGGAAAGCGAAACGAAGAACACGTCACCGCCGCATGCTTGCAAGTTGGCGCCCAGACAGGAAGGGGCGCCGTGA
- the psda gene encoding PH and SEC7 domain-containing protein 1 isoform X2 codes for MSQLGKVLHLYIEVRSAAEEEGRVPGMGDDARGHLILQCPDVLPPSQRSSALSSLDPSPDHSPRTRCRVTGIRHGSPPSSSSSRHSVSPQQPDAVDSSAHFHQEDMFEDLLQVLTRTSTSQGHWCSIAPDVNPYVSRKLSDHPPLFGRTTTPSTTPSTAPSTVPSTPTFHRQARGSGAQEMKTSMVTFGYIEKANVHMSGARRDSGRDENFLSSHLRKRLSDPLGARSQLRQTQPCPVHHRPSSKPDSSFPHRDVVARDTTHRALEEFGSPELRRRFVGGGIDSSNTTLPRPQRLPTCRSWAGSPILPHGTLTLPSNAQLRDLDWSVSHNGLPGIPVSDRLCARAGFSSHAAARMFGGHSRPPLRLQQSSWSGDNSGRTGRTVDGPGGRAGPVSSTAHGARSSSPFSHADVFGGRRSPSPTPSQTESLRSLSPSFGESLLSNPQLHSSFCQDLTLERLQESNPQRTSDKSKLHLHPESISAGLGSAAILHPPQERHSNTSQPVGLPYLLHHHLERRHGDGSCSPEASTRLPSWQAAAGFWQGAAASWQAASSSTSSQQGLGRTRPNQYKPQVCQDKSRCSKLKEESFRKCSEDKDCCTEVGSLSGTQQENLQDLREVAQSSGELTGILGEGNVSPESGCRSTCDTGSGIQSGASWAESPSSRSQKITQAKWNFLFGAESWEGCSKVGTPYPAPAKPAGRSPIQGQRSPPCQLEAESLASDHQGLSSETAAVRRGVKYSKTDLDHVSLRCYKETDLDEVMQVESAEEDRPRRLYWSEGGGTATEEDDDEGTVVRRKAAPCRDGTFSMLLKGTSEPNGPAVAAARRPYDGHLDSFSRHFESIMEGHRAKGTSYSSLDSVDLLTSGSASVFALPTLTPEIQSRICESAKNIIQLSLAPAPGVTSSRGGSEDAPTWTEEAQEPGRRSILKDSFRQASSPPARHCAAGEPEATERSACCPRSHDRDSLGDSAEADPQAAKCLARRLHQLRGFRKSDVSSHLSKNNEFSRMVAEEYLSNFDFQGLTIEQALRTFLGKLTLTGESQERERVLAHFSRRYVTCNARSHASQDGVHMLTCALILLNVDLHGNNVGKRMSCAQFISNLQGLNNGKDFPRDMLKSLYASVKSDKLQWTIDDDELQTSMWDSADGRTDSASRTLKRAGRGVARRPDSRLYKCGFLVRKVHADADGKRTARGKRGWKSFYATLKGGVLYLQKEEYGGERRLTEDDAKNGVSVHHALAMRAADYAKRPNVFYLRTADWRVFLMQAPSCEDMRSWITRINVVAAMFSAPPFPPAVGSQKHFARPLLPGSTTTLSQEEQAASHEARFWAASSELDELAGTAPDHKVKGRELDERKARQEYLEFEKTRYGTYAMLLRAKMSAGDEDFATFEARLFQDGSPQRAHSGPSPPQEAGGKEKTRVSSTRLLCGGEESETKNTSPPHACKLAPRQEGAP; via the exons ATGTCCCAGTTGGGAAAAGTGCTGCACCTGTACATCGAGGTACGCTCTGCGGCTGAGGAAGAAGGAAGAGTTCCTGGGATGGGAGATGATGCAAGGGGTCACCTGATCCTTCAGTGTCCAGATGTTCTCCCTCCTTCTCAAAGGAGCTCGGCCCTTTCCAGCCTCGACCCAAGCCCAGATCATTCCCCACGCACCCGGTGCAGGGTGACGGGCATACGGCACGGCTCGCCTCCCTCAAGCTCGTCCTCCAGACACTCGGTCAGCCCCCAACAGCCGGATGCTGTGGATTCCTCTGCTCACTTCCACCAGGAGGACATGTTTGAGGACTTACTTCAGGTCCTGACACGTACAAGTACCAGTCAAGGACATTGGTGCTCAATAGCACCGGACGTCAACCCCTATGTAAGTCGGAAGCTCAGTGACCATCCGCCACTCTTTGGCCGCACGACCACGCCTTCAACCACGCCTTCGACCGCGCCTTCGACCGTGCCTTCGACGCCAACTTTCCACCGCCAAGCCCGAGGATCAGGCGCTCAGGAGATGAAGACGTCTATGGTGACCTTCGGCTATATTGAGAAAGCCAACGTTCATATGTCAGGCGCCCGAAGGGACTCCGGGCGGGATGAGAACTTTCTGTCTAGCCACCTCAGGAAGCGACTGAGTGACCCATTGGGAGCTCGCAGTCAGCTCAGACAGACTCAACCCTGCCCCGTTCACCATCGCCCTTCGAGCAAACCCGACTCTTCTTTCCCACACAGAGATGTGGTCGCTCGAGACACCACCCACCGAGCCTTGGAGGAGTTTGGCTCCCCGGAATTGAGGCGGCGCTTTGTAGGCGGCGGCATTGATAGCTCCAACACAACGTTGCCGCGACCCCAGAGGTTGCCGACCTGCCGCTCATGGGCGGGGTCCCCCATCCTTCCCCACGGGACGCTCACTTTGCCGTCCAACGCTCAGCTCAGAGACCTTGACTGGAGCGTTAGTCACAATGGGTTGCCGGGAATCCCAGTGTCCGATCGTCTCTGCGCCCGCGCTGGGTTCTCATCCCACGCAGCAGCTCGAATGTTTGGGGGTCATTCTCGCCCCCCTCTGCGGCTCCAGCAGTCATCTTGGTCAGGGGACAATTCCGGCAGAACTGGGCGGACCGTGGATGGTCCAGGCGGCAGAGCGGGTCCCGTGAGCAGCACTGCTCACGGTGCCAGAAGCTCCTCCCCGTTTTCCCATGCTGACGTTTTTGGGGGACGACGCTCTCCCTCTCCAACGCCTTCCCAAACCGAGTCCTTGAGGTCACTCAGTCCGAGTTTCGGAGAGTCGTTGCTTTCAAATCCCCAGCTGCATTCCAGTTTTTGTCAGGACCTCACCTTGGAGCGATTGCAGGAGAGCAACCCACAACGGACGTCGGACAAATCCAAACTTCATCTCCATCCAGAAAGCATCTCTGCTGGATTGGGCTCAGCTGCAATTTTGCACCCGCCCCAGGAGCGTCATTCAAACACCAGTCAACCAGTTGGCCTTCCCTACCTGCTCCATCACCACCTAGAACGGAGGCACGGCGATGGCTCATGCAGCCCAGAAGCCTCCACAAGACTCCCCTCCTGGCAAGCGGCTGCAGGCTTCTGGCAAGGCGCTGCAGCCTCCTGGCAAGCGGCCTCCTCCTCAACCTCCTCACAGCAGGGGCTCGGGAGGACCAGACCGAACCAATATAAACCGCAAGTCTGTCAGGACAAGTCCAGATGCTCCAAACTCAAAGAAGAGAGTTTCAGGAAGTGCTCAGAAGACAAGGATTGCTGCACAGAGGTTGGCTCTTTGTCCGGGACTCAACAAGAAAATCTGCAGGATCTCAGAGAGGTTGCTCAGAGCTCCGGAGAGTTGACGGGAATCTTGGGAGAAGGAAACGTGTCTCCAGAAAGCGGGTGCCGTTCCACCTGCGATACGGGCTCCGGGATCCAG TCAGGTGCAAGTTGGGCCGAGAGTCCGTCTTCAAGGTCACAGAAAATCACCCAAGCCAAGTGGAACTTCCTGTTTGGAGCAGAGAGCTGGGAAGGCTGCAGCAAAGTGG GCACTCCTTATCCCGCCCCTGCCAAGCCAGCCGGTCGCAGCCCCATCCAGGGTCAAAGGTCTCCACCGTGTCAGTTGGAGGCGGAATCGCTTGCCTCCGACCACCAAGGCTTGTCCTCCGAGACAGCTGCGGTACGGCGCGGCGTCAAATACTCGAAGACGGATCTGGACCACGTATCACTGCGCTGCTACAAAGAAACTGACCTGGATGAG GTGATGCAGGTGGAGTCGGCCGAGGAGGATCGGCCGAGGCGATTGTACTGGAGCGAGGGTGGGGGGACGGCAACcgaggaggacgacgatgagggcaCGGTGGTGAGGCGGAAGGCCGCCCCTTGCCGCGACGGCACCTTCAGTATGTTGCTGAAAGG GACGTCCGAGCCCAACGGCCCGGCGGTAGCGGCAGCCCGCCGGCCGTACGACGGCCACCTGGACTCTTTCAGCCGCCATTTTGAAAGCATCATGGAGGGCCATCGAGCCAAAGGAACCTCCTACAGCAGCCTGGACAGCGTCGACCTTCTCACCTCTGGATCCGCGTCTGTCTTTGCCCTGCCCACACTCACCCCAGAAATCCAG AGTCGGATCTGCGAGAGTGCCAAGAACATCATCCAGCTGAGCCTCGCCCCGGCACCGGGCGTCACCTCCTCGCGAGGAGGCTCCGAAGACGCTCCGACCTGGACTGAAGAGGCGCAAGAGCCAGGGCGGCGCTCCATTCTCAAAGACAGCTTCCGCCAAGCCAGCTCGCCACCGGCGCGTCACTGCGCTGCTGG GGAGCCTGAAGCGACGGAGCGCTCGGCGTGTTGCCCCCGCAGCCACGACAGGGACTCACTGGGTGACAGTGCCGAGGCCGACCCGCAGGCTGCCAAATGCCTGGCCCGGCGCCTCCATCAGCTGCGAGGCTTCCGCAAGTCTGACGTGTCCTCGCACCTCAGCAAGAA TAACGAGTTCAGTCGGATGGTAGCAGAAGAATATCTCAGCAACTTTGACTTCCAGGGCCTCACCATCGAGCAAGCCCTCAG AACCTTCCTGGGCAAGTTGACCCTGACTGGAGAAAGTCAGGAGCGAGAGCGTGTCCTGGCTCACTTTTCCAGAAGATACGTCACCTGTAACGCACGCAGCCACGCCTCCCAAG ACGGCGTCCACATGCTGACTTGCGCCCTGATCCTGTTGAATGTGGATCTCCACGGAAAC AATGTTGGCAAGAGGATGTCCTGCGCTCAGTTCATCTCCAACCTGCAAGGTCTAAACAATGGAAAAGACTTTCCCAGAGATATGCTGAAG TCGTTGTACGCGTCTGTCAAGAGCGACAAACTCCAGTGGACCAT CGACGACGATGAGCTGCAAACGTCCATGTGGGACTCGGCCGACGGTCGGACGGACTCTGCCTCCCGCACCCTGAAGCGAGCAGGGAGGGGCGTGGCCCGGCGGCCCGACAGCCGGCTCTACAAGTGCGGCTTCCTGGTGCGCAAAGTCCACGCAGACGCGGACGGCAAGAGAA CGGCGCGGGGCAAGCGAGGCTGGAAGTCCTTTTACGCCACGCTGAAGGGTGGCGTGCTGTACCTCCAGAAG GAGGAGTATGGCGGCGAGCgccggctgacggaggacgatgcCAAGAACGGTGTTTCGGTGCATCACGCGCTGGCCATGAGAGCCGCCGACTACGCCAAGCGGCCCAATGTCTTCTACCTGCGCACCGCTGACTGGAGGGTTTTCCTCATGCAAGCGCC GTCGTGCGAGGACATGCGCTCGTGGATCACCCGCATCAATGTGGTGGCAGCCATGTTTTCGGCTCCACCCTTCCCGCCTGCCGTCGGCTCGCAAAAGCACTTTGCTCGCCCCCTGCTGCCCGGATCCACCACCACACTGTCACAG GAAGAGCAGGCGGCGTCTCACGAAGCTCGCTTCTGGGCGGCGTCCTCCGAGCTGGACGAGCTGGCTGGCACCGCGCCGGACCACAAGGTTAAAGGTCGTGAGCTGGACGAGCGGAAAGCGCGACAAGAGTATTTGGAATTTGAG AAAACGCGTTACGGCACATACGCAATGCTGCTCCGCGCCAAGATGTCCGCCGGCGACGAGGACTTTGCGACCTTCGAGGCGCGACTCTTTCAGGACGGCAGCCCGCAGAGGGCGCACTCGGGCCCCTCGCCGCCTCAGGAAGCGGGCGGCAAGGAGAAGACTCGCGTCAGCTCCACGCGTTTGCTCTGCGGCGGAGAGGAAAGCGAAACGAAGAACACGTCACCGCCGCATGCTTGCAAGTTGGCGCCCAGACAGGAAGGGGCGCCGTGA